In one window of Gossypium hirsutum isolate 1008001.06 chromosome A01, Gossypium_hirsutum_v2.1, whole genome shotgun sequence DNA:
- the LOC107925677 gene encoding uncharacterized protein — protein MAKSAVYFLLFLMTAATPSLLVESSDDTNHAYLPCSDTKVQISDGFTFGIAFASRQSFFFNSSLQLSPCDRRLSLSNANSRLALFRPKVDEISLLTINTSSFTPDVVGGYMVAFAGRKYAARSLPAFVANGTYTVTSFTLVLEFKKGRLQNLFWKRDGCAQCSGRSNFVCLNKQDCAINTNNCKNHGGSVDCSIGIQLAFSGTDKHLSALNSWYEVENLRQYSLFGLYSNLRDSLTSQYNKFF, from the exons aTGGCGAAATCGGcggtttattttcttctttttctgatGACGGCGGCGACGCCATCACTATTGGTGGAGTCAAGCGACGACACGAACCACGCGTACTTACCGTGTTCGGACACGAAAGTCCAGATTTCGGATGGGTTCACTTTTGGAATCGCGTTCGCATCGAGACAATCATTCTTCTTCAACAGCTCACTTCAGTTGTCCCCTTGCGATCGCCGACTCTCTCTGTCGAACGCCAACTCTCGCCTCGCTCTGTTTAGACCTAAAGTTGATGAGATCTCTCTCCTCACCATTAACACCTCCTCTTTTACTCCG GACGTAGTTGGTGGGTATATGGTTGCGTTTGCTGGTCGAAAATATGCTGCAAGGTCTCTGCCTGCGTTTGTTGCAAACGGTACCTACACTGTAACAAGCTTCACTCTG GTGCTTGAGTTTAAGAAAGGCAGGCTGCAAAACTTGTTTTGGAAAAGGGATGGTTGTGCTCAATGTTCGGGAAGATCAAATTTTGTGTGCCTAAACAAACAAGATTGTGCAATTAATACAAACAACTGCAAAAACCATGGAGGGTCTGTTGATTGCAGTATTGGGATACAGCTAGCATTTTCTGGGACAGATAAGCACCTTTCTGCCCTGAATTCATGGTATGAAGTTGAGAACCTTCGGCAGTACTCACTGTTTGGCCTTTATTCTAATCTCAGGGATTCTCTCACTAGCCAGTATAACAAGTTCTTTTAA
- the LOC107925661 gene encoding uncharacterized protein, protein MVVKMMRWRPWPPLVSKKYEVKLIVRRLEGWDLKREGEEKPEKLTVEIRWKGPKASLGSLRRTVKRNFTKEVDGGVGQNGVIIWDEEFQTLCSLSAYKDNVFHPWEIAFSVLNGLNQGPKNKATVVGTASLNLAEYASVAEDKEFEIKIPLTLSTGAAEPSPQLYISLSLLELRTTQETSEPEQRAVVPIASPLQSGESVTMEKDELSAIKAGLRKVKIFTEYVSTRRAKKACREDEGSEGRCSARSDDGEYPLDTDSLDDFEEVESDEVKDDSTIRKSFSYGTLAHSNYAGGSFYSSVGISEDWVYYSNRKSDVGCSNFEDSAALMSEPSLLQTSKRSILPWRKRKLSFRSPKVKGEPLLKKAYGEEGGDDIDFDRRQLSSDESLGWHKTDEDSSVNRTSVSEFGEDNFAVGSWEQKEVVSRDGLLKLQSHVFFASIDQRSERAAGESACTALVAVIADWFQKNCDLMPIKSQFDSLIREGSLEWRYLCENEIYRERFPDKHFDLETVLQAKIRPLSVVPRKSFIGFFHPEGMDEGQFDFLHCAMSFDNIWDEISRAECLNSAEPQVFIVSWNDHFFILKVEPEAYYIIDTLGERLYEGCNQAYILKFDRDTIIHKLQPNVAQPSDDKSNGNQLVPTAAVEPKNAQVQDGSIAGAVVTKPEELIKTEGNEEVVCRGKESCKEYIKSFLAAIPIRELQADIKKGLMASTPLHHRLQIEFHYTELLQPLPKTSSAPHSDEVQLTEVTA, encoded by the exons ATGGTGGTGAAGATGATGAGGTGGCGACCATGGCCGCCTCTGGTTTCGAAAAAGTACGAGGTGAAGTTAATTGTAAGGAGATTAGAAGGGTGGGATCTGAAAAGGGAAGGTGAGGAGAAGCCGGAGAAATTAACGGTGGAGATTCGATGGAAAGGTCCAAAGGCTTCGCTTGGTTCTTTAAGGCGAACGGTTAAGAGGAATTTCACTAAAGAAGTCGACGGCGGCGTTGGCCAGAACGGCGTCATTATATGGGATGAAGAGTTTCAAACCCTTTGTAGCTTATCGGCTTATAAAGACAATGTCTTTCATCCTTGGGAGATCGCTTTCTCTGTCTTGAAT GGGCTGAACCAGGGACCAAAGAACAAGGCTACTGTTGTTGGGACGGCATCGTTGAATCTTGCTGAATATGCATCTGTGGCTGAAGATAAAGAGTTTGAGATAAAAATACCGCTCACACTTTCCACTGGTGCCGCTGAGCCAAGTCCCCAACTCTAC ATATCACTTAGCCTGTTGGAACTAAGAACTACTCAAGAAACCAGTGAGCCGGAACAGAGAGCTGTAGTGCCTATTGCATCACCTCTTCAGTCTGGAGAAAGTGTCACAATGGAAAAGGATGAGCTTTCTGCGATTAAAGCTGGTCTTAGAAAAGTGAAAATCTTTACTGAGTACGTTTCTACTAGGAGAGCAAAAAAAGCTTGTCGAGAGGATGAAGGTAGTGAAGGAAGGTGTTCTGCTCGTAGTGATGATGGTGAGTATCCACTGGACACCGATTCACTAGATGATTTTGAGGAAGTAGAATCGGACGAGGTAAAGGATGACTCCACCATTAGGAAGTCATTTAGTTATGGTACTCTGGCACATTCGAATTATGCTGGGGGATCATTTTACTCCAGCGTGGGGATCAGTGAGGATTGGGTGTACTACAGCAATCGGAAATCAGATGTCGGCTGCTCAAACTTTGAGGATTCTGCTGCATTGATGTCAGAGCCATCGCTTCTGCAGACTTCGAAGCGCAGTATTTTGCCTTGGAGAAAAAGGAAGCTGAGTTTCAGGTCTCCTAAAGTGAAAGGGGAACCACTGTTAAAGAAAGCCTATGGAGAAGAAGGTGGAGATGACATTGATTTTGACCGCCGTCAGCTTAGTTCTGATGAATCGCTTGGG TGGCACAAAACTGATGAAGATTCATCTGTAAACCGTACATCAGTTTCTGAATTTGGGGAGGACAATTTTGCGGTTGGCAGTTGGGAACAGAAAGAAGTGGTAAGCCGTGATGGACTCTTGAAGCTTCAATCCCATGTCTTCTTTGCTTCTATCGATCAAAGGAGTGAGCGAGCCGCTGGTGAAAGTGCATGTACAGCCCTTGTTGCTGTTATCGCTGATTGGTTTCAGAAAAACTGTGATTTGATGCCCATTAAGTCTCAATTTGATAGTTTGATAAGAGAAGGCTCATTGGAATGGAGGTACCTCTGTGAAAACGAAATCTATAGGGAACGGTTCCCTGACAAACACTTCGATCTCGAGACAGTTCTACAAGCTAAAATACGTCCTCTTTCCGTAGTGCCAAGGAAGTCCTTTATCGGGTTTTTCCATCCTGAGGGGATGGATGAGGGACAATTTGACTTTTTGCATTGTGCAATGTCATTCGATAACATCTGGGACGAGATTAGTCGTGCAGAATGTCTGAACAGTGCTGAACCTCAGGTTTTCATTGTTAGCTGGAATGACCATTTTTTTATCCTGAAGGTTGAACCAGAAGCTTATTATATCATCGACACATTAGGAGAGAGGCTTTATGAGGGATGCAATCAGGCTTACATCTTGAAATTTGACCGTGATACAATAATCCACAAGCTACAACCGAATGTTGCTCAACCGTCAGATGATAAATCAAATGGCAATCAGCTGGTACCAACGGCAGCTGTTGAACCAAAAAATGCACAGGTTCAGGATGGTTCCATTGCAGGAGCTGTAGTTACCAAACCTGAGGAACTGATCAAGACTGAGGGCAACGAGGAGGTTGTTTGTCGAGGCAAGGAATCCTGCAAGGAATACATAAAGAGCTTTTTGGCTGCTATACCTATTAGGGAGTTGCAAGCAGATATCAAGAAGGGTTTAATGGCATCAACACCACTACATCACCGACTACAGATTGAATTCCACTATACCGAGTTGTTACAACCACTACCCAAGACATCTTCTGCGCCACACTCGGATGAAGTTCAGTTAACTGAAGTCACTGCATAG